Within the Paenibacillus sp. AN1007 genome, the region TTAATTTGATCATTCGGATTCGATTTGGCTGGTTTGGGCAAGGCCTCCGTCCCGGTCTGCACAGTCAGTTCTCCTTTACTATCCACCTGACCGATTGAAACTTGGCTTAATGTCAGACCTAGTTTACGCAGTTCTTTTTTGACCCAATCCTCAGTCACTCCAGCAGCCTTTAACGTTTCAGGTAGAATGCGGCCATCCATAATGATCGTTCGCGGTTCCTTTTCCGAAGAAAGACGATACCCCAGCATGTCTGCAGTGAGCGGTTGATATTCCTTTTTTAATAATACACTGATATCTCCACTCTGTTCCATTACCGCAAATTCCACATCAGCCACCCGAAAAACATCTTTTTTACGAAGCTGTTCCAGAAACTCATCAATCGTCAGCCGTTCCTTCTTCAGATTTTTTTGAATCACAGCTCCGTTTTCAACAAGTATGGTTGATTTCCCATCCACAACATCGCGGAACTTTTTACTTTTCATCGTTAAATACTCCGCTCCTGCGGAGACCGAAACCCACACCAACACAGCAAGAAAACCCAAATACCAGCTTGTGTCTGTATCCAAAGAGATGTATCCTACCAGATTCCCCAAAGTGATACCCGTTATATATTCAAACAAGGATAGTTCAGAGATCTGCCGTTTGCCTAAAATTTTGGTGATGAGAAACAGCATGGTTACCGCAGAGAACGTTCGTATAATAACCTCTAACCAATCAGGCACGTCGCATGTTCCTTTCCTGTGAAGTCTTGTGTTCAGATGATGAACTTCATTATTGAAGGTTATACTTACCATGCGCGTCAGATTGTATGCATGCAGCATTCATTCAAAAGTCCGCTGTTTTTTATCTTACTTGTCCAAGATGATAGTATATTCAAAGAGGATGCTTTCTGAAACAATCACAACTCATGTATTTTTCTTACCGCAAACCACAGCTCAACGAAATTAAACCCGTCTTTAGCTCCTGTAATTTCAAATTCCAACCCATCGACCTGTTCGTATCCAGCAGTAGGAAGCCATTCGGAGAAGAACCGTTTATATAATGTATCAATTGTTTCATCAAATTTGTCCCATGTGAACGGATCAGAGGAAAAAATTGCCCATGTTTGAGCTGGGATGGTTAACCTTGTGTAGCCCTCAGTTTTACTCGAATCCCCCTTGAATGCGGACAGCATATAAGGAAAATGATCCTCATCTGTTTTTTTGTAGCTGCAAACAGCATGTATTTTATGATAGTTCTGATTTAAAAAGGTTGGTAAGTCTCCAGCATTGTCCGCCAGTTTTTCAACCTCGCCGTTAGCATGGCATTGCTTCCATAACTCTGCTGGAGTATCTGCTCCGTTTAATTGAAATACTTTTTCAATACCGAATACTTGAAAGGATTCTTTTGTCTCAATACGATAGTTCATAGCCTTTTCCCCTTTAATTGAAATAAGGAAGGAAAGCCGAGGAAAGGCTTTGAGGGAGGTCCCTTCTTCCCGGGCCATTGCCGGATTAACACCATGTAGTAATTGAAAAGCCCTTGCGAATGAAACTGGAGATTCATAACCATACTTTATCGCAATATCAACTACTCTCAGATCACTATGCTGCAATTCAATTGCAGCGAGAGTAAGCCTTCTTCTCCTTATATATTCCGCAAGAGATACATCTGTAATGAATGAGAACATTCTCTGGAACTGATGTGAAGAACAACAAGCACATTTAGCAGCTTCCTTCAATTCGATCTTTCCAGTTAGATTTAATTCAATGTAATCCAATGCTCGATTCATCCTCATCAGCCAATCCATCTGATCCCTCCT harbors:
- a CDS encoding DUF421 domain-containing protein, yielding MPDWLEVIIRTFSAVTMLFLITKILGKRQISELSLFEYITGITLGNLVGYISLDTDTSWYLGFLAVLVWVSVSAGAEYLTMKSKKFRDVVDGKSTILVENGAVIQKNLKKERLTIDEFLEQLRKKDVFRVADVEFAVMEQSGDISVLLKKEYQPLTADMLGYRLSSEKEPRTIIMDGRILPETLKAAGVTEDWVKKELRKLGLTLSQVSIGQVDSKGELTVQTGTEALPKPAKSNPNDQIKELVQQLQDDLIMRKQLAANDKDRLKYQEALDQFQTAMHAYQKTNRS
- a CDS encoding effector binding domain-containing protein — translated: MDWLMRMNRALDYIELNLTGKIELKEAAKCACCSSHQFQRMFSFITDVSLAEYIRRRRLTLAAIELQHSDLRVVDIAIKYGYESPVSFARAFQLLHGVNPAMAREEGTSLKAFPRLSFLISIKGEKAMNYRIETKESFQVFGIEKVFQLNGADTPAELWKQCHANGEVEKLADNAGDLPTFLNQNYHKIHAVCSYKKTDEDHFPYMLSAFKGDSSKTEGYTRLTIPAQTWAIFSSDPFTWDKFDETIDTLYKRFFSEWLPTAGYEQVDGLEFEITGAKDGFNFVELWFAVRKIHEL